CGATATACTAACGCAGACCGAAAAAAACGGTAGAGCAATAAATACTCTACCGTTTTCTAATTTTCTATTTGAGATTTAAATCCCAAACCCTAAATCTTACTCAACACCTTGGGGTAATAATTCCCGGCGCTGTTGAGAACTAACTTGGACAATGCCATTTTCATCCACATCAACAAGGGCTGTATCGCCATCTTTGATACGACCAGACAGAATTTCTTCTGCTAGGCTATCTTCTAACAGGCGCATAATTGCCCGACGTAATGGCCTTGCGCCGTAGCTGGGACTGTAACCTTCTTGGATCAAACGATCCTTGAAGCGGTCTGTGACTTCTAAGGTGATACCCTTTTCCGTCAGACGACCAAATACTTCCTTGAGCATAATTTCGGCGATTTGGGTCACTTCCGGCTTGTTCAACTGACGGAAGACGATAATTTCATCGAGTCGGTTGAGGAACTCTGGACGGAAGTACTGCTTCAATTCTTCGTTGACCAAAGAGCGAATCCGGTTGTAAGTTGACTCGCTGGCATCTTCGGAGAATTCAAAGCCGATACCGCTACCGCCTTTTTCAATTACCTTAGAACCAATATTGGAAGTTAAAATCAGCAAGGTGTTCTTGAAGTCTACCGTGCGACCTTTGGCATCAGTTAACCGACCGTCTTCCAAAATTTGCAGCAGCATATTGAAAACATCGGGGTGGGCTTTTTCGATTTCGTCGAACAACACCACGGTGTAAGGACGCCGCCGCACGGCTTCGGTTAGCTGACCACCTTCGTTATAGCCAACATAACCTGGAGGGGAACCAATCAGCTTGCTGACGGTGTGACGCTCCATGTATTCGGACATATCTAAGCGGATCATCGCTTCTTCGGAACCGAAGAAGTAAGCAGCTAAGGATTTCGCCAACTCGGTTTTACCCACACCAGTAGGCCCAGAGAAGACAAAGCTAGCGATGGGTCGATTGGGATTTTTCAAACCAACACGAGCGCGACGGATTGCCCGTGAAACTGCTTTCACAGCTTCATCTTGACCTATTAAACGCTGATGCAAGGTGTCTTCCATGTGCAGCAGCTTTTCAGATTCAGATTCGGTGAGTTTGTTCACCGGTACTCCAGTCCAGGAAGCGACAATATGGGCAATGTCTTCTTCTGTAACTACAGGTTCTTCACCTTCTGTGCCTGTTGCATTGGTCTTGCTTTGAGCGATCGCGCGGATTTCGGCTTTGATTTCCATTTCGCGATCGCGCAGTTCTCCAGCTTTGTCAAAGTCTTGAGAGCGCACCGCGTCATCTTTTTCTTTTAATATCTGACGCAGTTCTTTGTCTAACTCTTTGGCTGCGGGTGGCAGTTGGGAGTTAATCAAGCGCACTCTAGAACCAGCTTCATCAACTAAGTCGATGGCTTTATCTGGGAGGAAGCGATCGCTAATGTAACGATCTGATAACTTCGCCGCCGCTACCAATGCTTCGTCGGAGATTTTCAGTTTATGGTGTTGCTCGTAGCGTTCGCGCAGACCATATAAAATTTCAATTGTTTCATCAACTGTCGGTTCACCAACCATCACTGGCTGGAAACGCCGCTCTAGGGCTGCATCTCGCTCGATGTGCTTCCGGTATTCATCTAGGGTTGTAGCACCGATGCACTGCAACTCACCTCTGGCCAAAGCTGGCTTAAGGATATTCGCTGCGTCTATAGCACCTTCGGCTGCACCCGCACCAATTAAGGTGTGTACCTCATCAATCACGAGAATGACATTACCCGCCGAGCGGATTTCATCCATGATTTTTTTCAAGCGTTCTTCAAATTCACCCCGGTACTTGGTTCCTGC
This Nostoc sp. C052 DNA region includes the following protein-coding sequences:
- a CDS encoding ATP-dependent Clp protease ATP-binding subunit is translated as MFERFTEKAIKVIMLAQEEARRLGHNFVGTEQILLGLIGEGTGVAAKVLKSMGVNLKDARIEVEKIIGRGSGFVAVEIPFTPRAKRVLELSLEEARQLGHNYIGTEHLLLGLIREGEGVAARVLENLGVDLSKVRTQVIRMLGETAEVSPGGSSGRTKTPTLDEFGSNLTQMAIDNKLDPVVGRAKEIERVIQILGRRTKNNPVLIGEPGVGKTAIAEGLASRIATKDVPDILEDKRVVTLDIGLLVAGTKYRGEFEERLKKIMDEIRSAGNVILVIDEVHTLIGAGAAEGAIDAANILKPALARGELQCIGATTLDEYRKHIERDAALERRFQPVMVGEPTVDETIEILYGLRERYEQHHKLKISDEALVAAAKLSDRYISDRFLPDKAIDLVDEAGSRVRLINSQLPPAAKELDKELRQILKEKDDAVRSQDFDKAGELRDREMEIKAEIRAIAQSKTNATGTEGEEPVVTEEDIAHIVASWTGVPVNKLTESESEKLLHMEDTLHQRLIGQDEAVKAVSRAIRRARVGLKNPNRPIASFVFSGPTGVGKTELAKSLAAYFFGSEEAMIRLDMSEYMERHTVSKLIGSPPGYVGYNEGGQLTEAVRRRPYTVVLFDEIEKAHPDVFNMLLQILEDGRLTDAKGRTVDFKNTLLILTSNIGSKVIEKGGSGIGFEFSEDASESTYNRIRSLVNEELKQYFRPEFLNRLDEIIVFRQLNKPEVTQIAEIMLKEVFGRLTEKGITLEVTDRFKDRLIQEGYSPSYGARPLRRAIMRLLEDSLAEEILSGRIKDGDTALVDVDENGIVQVSSQQRRELLPQGVE